In uncultured Bacteroides sp., one genomic interval encodes:
- a CDS encoding RagB/SusD family nutrient uptake outer membrane protein — MKNIIKILVLSSLLTGCDDLFEPAIENNLGFEYMYENAGYAEGVLSNAYTRIPSASYSFNDVATDDAVSNDATNSYRKMVAGAWQSDNDPTERWRNCRAGIQYLNLFLANADKVHWANDELAAKMYNDRLKGEAYGLRAMYMYYLLQAHGGWTADGKLLGVPIVTNPEEASTDFNYARATFEDCMKAFYADATKALELLPNDYGDLTSNSEIPSKYSNEGVNLTQYNRVFGLKFRGRISGRIVEAIRSQAALLAASPAFAEGNTTTWQNAADYAANVLDKINGVAGIDADGGTWYSNKEIESLGSGECPPEILWRGTKSSSNSLEKDNYPPSIYGKGRINPTQNLVDAFPMLDGYPISKENDEYKQNPYANRDPRLAAYILYNGTKAGVNNKVITTAADGTTNDALDKEEGYSTRTGYYMRKLLRQDINLDPTVNSTQEHYQARIRYTEIYLNYAEAANEAFGPTGKGTHAYSAYDVIKAIRSRAGITGGDLYLESIKDDKDKMRELIRNERRLELCFEGFRFWDLRRWKANWNTTAMGVSITGDATKTYSPIEVDTRTYKDYMYYGPIPYSEILKFNALEQNQGW; from the coding sequence ATGAAAAATATAATAAAAATATTAGTCCTTTCTTCTTTATTGACAGGATGCGATGATCTGTTCGAGCCAGCCATTGAGAATAATCTGGGATTTGAATATATGTACGAAAATGCGGGATATGCCGAAGGTGTTTTATCTAATGCATATACGCGCATTCCGTCTGCTTCTTATTCATTCAATGATGTTGCAACCGATGATGCAGTTAGTAATGATGCAACAAATAGTTATCGCAAAATGGTTGCAGGTGCCTGGCAGTCAGACAATGACCCAACTGAACGTTGGCGCAATTGTCGTGCCGGAATTCAGTATCTCAATCTTTTTCTAGCCAATGCTGATAAAGTACATTGGGCAAACGATGAGTTGGCTGCTAAAATGTATAATGATCGTTTAAAAGGTGAAGCTTATGGGCTACGTGCCATGTATATGTATTATTTGCTTCAGGCACATGGCGGATGGACAGCAGATGGAAAATTATTAGGTGTACCCATTGTTACCAATCCAGAGGAAGCTTCAACAGATTTCAACTATGCACGTGCTACTTTTGAAGATTGTATGAAGGCATTTTATGCTGATGCAACAAAAGCTTTGGAACTTTTACCAAATGATTATGGAGATTTAACTAGTAATTCTGAAATACCTTCAAAATATTCGAATGAAGGTGTAAACCTTACTCAGTATAATCGTGTGTTTGGTCTAAAATTTCGTGGACGCATTTCCGGACGTATTGTAGAAGCTATCCGTTCACAAGCTGCTTTGCTGGCTGCAAGTCCGGCATTTGCTGAAGGTAATACTACAACTTGGCAGAATGCAGCTGATTATGCAGCCAACGTATTGGATAAAATCAATGGTGTTGCCGGTATTGATGCCGATGGTGGTACTTGGTATAGCAACAAAGAAATTGAGTCGTTAGGTAGTGGTGAATGTCCACCTGAAATATTATGGAGAGGAACTAAGTCGTCAAGCAATTCATTGGAAAAGGATAATTATCCTCCTTCTATTTATGGTAAAGGACGAATTAACCCTACACAAAATTTGGTTGATGCTTTCCCTATGTTGGATGGTTATCCAATTTCTAAAGAAAACGATGAATATAAACAGAACCCTTATGCAAATCGCGATCCTCGTTTGGCTGCTTATATTTTATACAATGGAACGAAAGCTGGTGTAAATAATAAAGTTATTACAACTGCTGCAGATGGTACAACAAATGATGCCTTGGATAAAGAAGAAGGCTATTCAACACGTACAGGTTATTATATGCGTAAATTATTGCGTCAGGATATCAATCTGGATCCAACTGTAAATAGTACTCAAGAGCACTATCAGGCACGTATTCGTTATACAGAAATTTATCTAAACTATGCAGAGGCTGCAAACGAAGCTTTCGGTCCTACAGGAAAAGGCACTCATGCCTACTCTGCTTATGACGTAATAAAAGCAATACGTAGTCGAGCTGGTATTACAGGTGGTGACCTATATTTGGAGTCTATCAAGGATGACAAAGACAAAATGCGTGAGTTGATTCGTAACGAACGTCGTTTAGAGCTTTGTTTTGAAGGTTTCCGTTTCTGGGATTTACGTCGTTGGAAAGCAAACTGGAATACAACTGCCATGGGGGTTAGTATTACAGGAGATGCTACTAAAACCTATTCTCCGATAGAAGTTGATACACGTACGTATAAAGATTATATGTATTATGGGCCTATTCCTTATAGTGAAATATTAAAATTTAATGCTCTGGAACAAAACCAGGGATGGTAA
- a CDS encoding DUF5627 domain-containing protein, which yields MKKIIAAIMMLGALVTSCENADWDFPDYGTTSVYFAKQTPIRTITLGTDTYDTTLDNEHKCKIMATMGGVYNNETNRIINFEVDESLCNGLTYDNGSDIIPMPTSYYKLASNQIIIPVGKVLGGVEVQLTDAFFNDPKSIATTYVIPLRMTNVENADTILQSKNYILYAVKYINKWDGNWLSRGTDVIDDNGSVTTVTRQAKYIENDEVRSLTTTAYKQVVYPVSTVVNVYKEDGTLGTKTLTCNLILTFDDNDKCTITSGTEGYSVTGTGTWTKEGAKKAWGDKDRDELKLNYVLTYNYQQKAGGPMLYKKYTCDDTLVARDRGSKLETFKAKNK from the coding sequence ATGAAAAAAATTATAGCCGCTATTATGATGTTAGGCGCACTGGTTACATCTTGCGAGAATGCTGATTGGGATTTTCCCGATTACGGTACGACAAGTGTTTATTTTGCCAAACAAACGCCAATACGCACCATTACATTGGGTACAGATACATATGATACAACCTTGGACAATGAGCATAAATGTAAAATTATGGCTACCATGGGAGGTGTATATAATAATGAAACCAATCGCATAATAAATTTCGAGGTTGATGAATCTTTATGTAATGGGTTGACTTATGATAATGGAAGTGACATTATACCTATGCCTACTTCTTACTATAAACTTGCATCCAACCAAATTATTATACCTGTAGGTAAGGTATTGGGAGGAGTAGAAGTACAGCTTACTGATGCGTTCTTCAATGATCCGAAATCTATTGCTACTACTTATGTTATTCCATTAAGAATGACTAATGTAGAAAATGCTGATACCATTTTGCAGAGTAAAAACTACATTCTTTACGCTGTTAAATACATCAATAAATGGGATGGTAATTGGCTGAGCCGAGGTACAGATGTAATTGACGATAATGGATCTGTTACTACAGTAACACGCCAAGCTAAGTATATTGAGAATGATGAAGTACGTAGCCTTACAACGACTGCCTATAAGCAAGTTGTATATCCAGTATCAACAGTTGTAAATGTGTATAAAGAAGATGGTACATTGGGAACTAAAACCTTAACTTGCAATCTTATATTAACATTCGACGACAATGATAAATGTACAATTACCAGTGGAACAGAAGGTTATTCGGTTACCGGTACTGGTACCTGGACAAAAGAAGGTGCAAAAAAGGCTTGGGGAGATAAAGATCGTGATGAACTGAAGTTAAACTATGTATTGACTTATAACTACCAGCAAAAGGCAGGTGGCCCGATGTTGTATAAAAAGTACACATGTGATGATACATTGGTTGCACGTGACCGTGGAAGTAAATTGGAAACTTTTAAAGCGAAAAACAAATAA
- a CDS encoding endo-1,4-beta-xylanase — MKQYINKLLITALGSVIIAGCADTGIDDFSVDKPNSIAGMEYLNDYSPLKSYIDRTTHPNFKLGSGVSESDFNMGGVVFRLASANFDEITPGNAMKYSSCVTKDGTMSFSEVTKFIEMAKTAGLSIYGHTLAWHSQQQNEYLNKLIADKEIQVDPNNADHALHIKTTEAKANVWDWQIYYTLPAALTVGQEYTISMRAKATTATDIAFWPNNADGSQVQYLSNLSVGKEWNTTSIKFTATIPIQKLVFSFGKFSGDLYIDDVKLIATGSNTNLIANSSFDSTDLSKWSKPSWHSYTYAIETLAAGPTTWFTNLVSNSNCESDDVSSFYATEATVGPKAATFGAAGTGADGVGRAIIVKSGDNPTNGWDTQFFVKVPYKFKEGDTYRFTMKVRANKAGTIESQAHNNPGGYLYWSMIGNPSVTTSWQEYTKTGVISASQAGMNTIAFNLSPNKEATTFYFDDIYFEKQESGNTIPLTPKEKADTLTWAMDKWVKGMMQACGGYVKSWDVVNEAISGGGDDGEGFYVLQSASNGDPLKNFYWQDYLGSEEYVRKVVGMARKYYAEFKGNPSDLKLFINDYNLESDWDDNKKLKSLIHWIQRWENDAVTKIDGIGSQMHVSCFANATSQKSKEEHIVKMFELLAASGKLVKISELDMGYIDEEGNSVKTADMTQEQHKAMSEFYKFIVKKYFEIIPVAQQYGITTWAMTDSPDSDSSFWRAGEPIGLWDINYNRKHAYAGYADGLAGK; from the coding sequence ATGAAACAGTATATAAATAAACTTCTGATAACAGCATTAGGATCGGTCATAATAGCCGGATGCGCTGATACTGGTATTGATGATTTTTCTGTAGACAAACCAAACTCTATAGCGGGTATGGAATATCTAAATGATTACTCTCCGTTAAAATCGTATATAGATCGTACTACCCACCCCAACTTTAAGTTGGGATCGGGTGTTTCGGAAAGCGATTTTAATATGGGAGGTGTTGTCTTTAGATTGGCAAGTGCAAATTTCGATGAGATAACTCCGGGTAACGCCATGAAATATAGCTCTTGTGTTACTAAAGATGGTACTATGAGTTTCTCTGAAGTAACCAAATTTATTGAAATGGCCAAGACTGCAGGTTTATCAATCTACGGTCACACATTAGCTTGGCATTCTCAACAGCAGAATGAGTACTTGAATAAACTGATTGCTGACAAAGAAATACAAGTGGATCCCAATAACGCAGATCACGCATTGCATATAAAAACTACTGAAGCTAAAGCAAATGTTTGGGATTGGCAAATCTATTATACTTTGCCTGCAGCTCTTACAGTAGGCCAGGAATATACAATAAGTATGCGTGCCAAAGCAACTACTGCAACGGATATTGCTTTTTGGCCAAACAATGCAGATGGATCGCAAGTACAATATTTATCTAATTTGTCTGTAGGAAAAGAATGGAACACTACTTCAATTAAATTTACGGCTACTATTCCTATTCAAAAATTGGTATTCTCTTTCGGGAAGTTTAGCGGTGACTTGTATATTGACGATGTTAAATTGATTGCTACAGGTTCTAATACCAATTTGATTGCCAATTCATCTTTTGACAGTACCGATTTGAGCAAATGGAGTAAACCAAGTTGGCATAGTTATACTTATGCTATTGAAACTTTGGCAGCAGGACCTACTACCTGGTTTACAAACCTGGTGAGTAATAGTAACTGTGAATCAGACGATGTTTCTTCTTTCTATGCTACAGAAGCAACAGTAGGACCTAAAGCTGCAACTTTTGGAGCTGCTGGTACAGGAGCAGATGGAGTTGGCCGTGCTATTATTGTAAAATCGGGAGACAACCCAACTAATGGCTGGGATACTCAATTCTTTGTAAAAGTACCTTATAAATTCAAAGAAGGCGACACTTATCGTTTTACAATGAAAGTGAGAGCAAATAAAGCGGGAACTATTGAGTCTCAAGCACACAACAATCCAGGTGGCTATTTATATTGGTCAATGATTGGTAACCCTAGCGTTACCACCTCTTGGCAGGAATATACTAAAACCGGTGTTATTTCAGCTTCACAAGCAGGGATGAATACTATTGCGTTCAACCTTTCTCCAAATAAAGAAGCAACAACATTCTATTTTGATGATATCTATTTCGAGAAACAAGAATCAGGCAATACTATTCCATTAACTCCAAAAGAAAAGGCTGATACACTAACCTGGGCTATGGACAAATGGGTAAAAGGAATGATGCAAGCTTGCGGTGGATACGTTAAGTCCTGGGATGTAGTAAACGAAGCTATTTCAGGTGGAGGCGACGACGGAGAAGGCTTCTATGTATTGCAATCTGCATCAAATGGCGACCCTCTTAAAAACTTCTACTGGCAAGATTATTTAGGAAGCGAAGAATATGTACGTAAAGTCGTTGGTATGGCTCGTAAATACTATGCAGAATTCAAAGGAAATCCTTCGGATTTAAAACTGTTCATCAATGATTATAATCTGGAATCCGATTGGGACGATAACAAAAAGCTGAAAAGTTTGATTCACTGGATACAACGTTGGGAAAATGATGCAGTTACCAAAATCGATGGTATTGGATCACAAATGCACGTTTCTTGTTTTGCAAATGCAACTTCACAAAAAAGCAAAGAAGAACACATAGTGAAGATGTTTGAATTGTTGGCGGCATCAGGCAAATTAGTGAAGATTTCCGAATTGGATATGGGATACATTGACGAAGAGGGTAATAGTGTAAAGACTGCTGATATGACTCAAGAGCAACATAAAGCAATGTCTGAATTCTATAAATTCATTGTGAAAAAATACTTCGAGATCATTCCAGTTGCTCAGCAATATGGTATTACTACCTGGGCTATGACAGATAGTCCTGACAGTGATTCTTCATTTTGGCGTGCTGGCGAACCTATCGGTTTGTGGGATATAAACTACAACCGTAAACATGCTTATGCTGGATATGCTGACGGATTGGCTGGTAAATAA
- a CDS encoding TIM-barrel domain-containing protein — MKLKLFLLISLFPLLCEAQVVKGFKRLSNKVNITLSDGTLSISPLSENAVRVKFYKESEGNLPELVFTSSVATPGFQVLDLPTKLEIKTKNIQVSLDKHTGKLSYANNAGKVFLSEEAGTRKLTPGSIQGETCYEAEQSFESPSDEYIFGLGQFQDGQYNLKSVARRLIQVNTQIAIPFIYSSKGYGLLWHQYGLTDFNPADNFITLGKQEQSTSDNSQMAEVTTTSGTQKVSQNQSLYQGKFNVTKDGEYSIFLDLGDMGNRHFVAIDGKPCIDQSNMWLPPTVGALVKLKAGEHQVQVLCKSNNTPKLSWKLSDNITTFRSPVAKGLDYVVFYGPSADNVIASYRNLSGNVPMLPQWAYGFWQCRERYTSGAHLVETVKEFRKRNLPLDVIVQDWQYWGDRGWGVPQFDEKNYSNPAAFIKELHNLNAHFNISIWSNPDKNSTIGKEYVAKNRFIPDTKWLDYFNPETRKEYWNTLKVNMLNNGVDSWWMDAVEPENDALKGTRTHIGAGDFYRLTYPLMVSRAVYEGQREANSDKRVCILTRSAFSGQQRYGVINWSGDIGGTWDTFKNQIVAGLNYTITGFPYWTTDIGGFFRPGNSQYTDEKYHELLTRWYQWGTFNPIFRIHGYQTETEPWKYGQKVEDNMRKMLNLRYCLLPYIYSEAWQVTKNGSTMMRPLVMDFNADTTAVNRQYQYMFGKSVLVAPVTEANVSEWNVYLPKSAGWFNFWTGKHFNGGQNIKTDAPLDKIPLFVKAGSIIPMGKIVQYTSEKSADTLEIRVYKGADAKFDLYEDEGDNYNYEKGKYAVISFNWNEKHQSLTISDRKGNYTGSLAKRIFNVVLVSENRGSGIHSNSIGKKVSYTGTKVIIKLQ, encoded by the coding sequence ATGAAGCTAAAATTATTTTTATTGATTAGTCTTTTCCCACTACTTTGTGAGGCACAAGTTGTGAAAGGCTTTAAACGGTTGTCCAACAAGGTAAATATTACTTTATCAGATGGAACACTCAGTATATCTCCCTTAAGCGAGAATGCCGTAAGGGTCAAATTCTATAAAGAAAGTGAAGGAAACTTGCCAGAGCTAGTTTTTACTTCGAGTGTTGCAACTCCTGGATTTCAAGTTTTAGATTTGCCGACTAAGCTTGAGATAAAAACAAAAAATATTCAAGTGTCATTGGATAAGCACACAGGCAAATTATCGTATGCCAATAATGCCGGCAAAGTATTTTTGAGCGAAGAGGCAGGCACCCGGAAACTAACTCCCGGTTCTATTCAAGGCGAAACTTGTTATGAGGCAGAACAGAGTTTTGAATCACCATCCGATGAATATATATTTGGTTTGGGACAATTTCAGGATGGGCAATATAACTTAAAAAGCGTAGCTCGCCGTTTAATACAGGTAAACACGCAGATTGCAATTCCATTTATTTATTCCAGTAAAGGATACGGTTTGTTATGGCATCAGTATGGGTTAACGGATTTTAATCCGGCAGATAATTTCATTACACTCGGGAAACAAGAGCAATCAACTTCAGACAATAGTCAAATGGCCGAAGTAACTACTACCTCCGGAACTCAGAAAGTATCACAAAACCAATCGCTTTATCAAGGTAAGTTTAATGTTACGAAAGATGGCGAGTATTCTATCTTTCTGGATCTGGGCGATATGGGTAACAGACATTTTGTTGCTATTGATGGGAAACCTTGTATTGATCAAAGTAATATGTGGCTTCCGCCTACTGTAGGAGCATTGGTAAAATTAAAAGCCGGTGAACATCAGGTACAGGTACTTTGTAAATCAAATAATACTCCCAAATTGTCATGGAAGCTGAGTGATAACATAACAACATTTCGGTCACCAGTTGCTAAAGGGCTAGATTATGTAGTTTTTTATGGCCCCTCAGCAGATAATGTGATTGCATCTTACCGTAATTTATCGGGCAATGTACCTATGTTGCCACAATGGGCTTATGGCTTTTGGCAGTGTCGCGAACGTTATACTTCAGGAGCACATTTAGTTGAAACAGTAAAAGAGTTCCGAAAAAGAAATCTTCCGTTGGATGTGATTGTACAAGATTGGCAATATTGGGGTGATAGAGGTTGGGGTGTTCCTCAGTTTGATGAGAAAAACTACTCAAACCCTGCAGCGTTTATAAAAGAACTGCACAATTTGAATGCACATTTCAACATCTCAATCTGGTCTAACCCTGATAAGAACTCAACAATAGGTAAAGAATATGTGGCTAAAAACCGTTTTATTCCAGATACCAAATGGCTGGACTATTTCAATCCCGAAACCAGAAAAGAATACTGGAATACCTTGAAGGTAAATATGCTTAATAATGGTGTAGATTCCTGGTGGATGGATGCTGTTGAACCAGAAAATGATGCATTGAAAGGAACAAGAACACATATTGGTGCAGGCGATTTTTATCGGTTAACCTATCCATTAATGGTGAGTAGGGCAGTGTATGAAGGTCAACGCGAGGCTAATTCTGATAAGCGGGTATGTATTCTTACTCGTTCGGCTTTCTCGGGTCAGCAACGCTATGGGGTGATTAACTGGTCGGGTGATATTGGCGGAACATGGGATACATTCAAAAATCAAATTGTAGCCGGATTAAATTACACAATTACAGGGTTTCCATATTGGACAACTGATATTGGTGGCTTTTTCCGTCCCGGTAATTCTCAATACACCGACGAGAAATATCACGAACTGCTTACACGCTGGTATCAATGGGGAACGTTCAACCCAATTTTCCGTATTCACGGTTACCAAACCGAAACAGAACCTTGGAAGTACGGACAAAAAGTAGAGGACAATATGCGCAAGATGCTGAATCTTCGCTATTGTTTACTTCCATATATTTATTCCGAAGCATGGCAGGTTACTAAAAATGGATCTACAATGATGCGTCCGTTGGTGATGGATTTTAATGCAGATACCACTGCCGTAAACCGTCAATATCAGTATATGTTTGGGAAATCTGTATTAGTAGCTCCGGTTACTGAAGCTAATGTGTCTGAATGGAATGTTTACTTACCCAAATCGGCAGGTTGGTTTAACTTTTGGACAGGTAAACATTTTAATGGAGGTCAAAATATAAAAACGGATGCTCCATTAGATAAAATTCCTCTTTTCGTTAAGGCTGGTTCTATTATTCCAATGGGTAAGATTGTCCAATATACAAGTGAAAAATCGGCCGATACATTAGAAATTCGCGTGTATAAAGGAGCCGATGCTAAATTTGATTTATACGAAGATGAAGGTGATAATTATAACTATGAGAAAGGTAAATATGCTGTTATCTCGTTCAATTGGAATGAAAAACATCAATCATTAACAATCTCAGATAGAAAGGGAAATTATACAGGCAGTTTAGCAAAACGTATCTTTAATGTTGTCCTGGTAAGTGAAAACAGAGGTTCGGGAATTCATTCAAACTCGATAGGGAAAAAGGTTTCTTATACTGGAACTAAAGTGATTATAAAATTGCAATAA